From a region of the Hymenobacter jejuensis genome:
- a CDS encoding arabinan endo-1,5-alpha-L-arabinosidase: protein MKNLLTALAFVLCISQLATAQDTKSKGLIPAHDPVMIRQDGTYYMFCTGTGIAMWSSKDMQTWKQEKPVFAAAPTWAVQAVPGFRNNHIWAPDISFANGQYNLFYSVSAFGKNTSCIGLATNKTLNPASPDYKWVDHGKVIQSVPGRDMWNAIDPNLVRDEAGKPWLAFGSFWNGIKLVRLQDDLTKVAQPDQWRTIASRPRDPKLTDSLAGDAAIEGPFIFKKGGYYYLFTSFDYCCRGPQSTYKMMVGRAKNVTGPYLDRAGTGLEQGGGTLVLQGDSNWYGVGHNSVYTFDDTDYLVFHGYDAAEKGRPKLRIEKLNWDKEGWPAVAK from the coding sequence ATGAAAAACCTGCTCACTGCATTGGCTTTCGTTCTCTGCATAAGCCAGTTAGCTACCGCTCAGGACACCAAATCCAAAGGGCTGATTCCGGCCCACGATCCGGTCATGATTCGGCAGGATGGCACGTATTACATGTTCTGCACGGGTACGGGCATTGCCATGTGGTCGTCGAAAGACATGCAGACGTGGAAGCAGGAGAAGCCGGTGTTTGCCGCGGCGCCAACCTGGGCGGTGCAGGCAGTGCCGGGCTTCCGCAATAACCACATTTGGGCACCGGATATTTCGTTTGCCAACGGCCAATACAACCTGTTTTACTCAGTTTCGGCCTTCGGCAAAAACACATCCTGCATCGGGTTGGCGACAAACAAAACGCTTAATCCGGCCTCGCCCGACTACAAATGGGTCGATCACGGCAAGGTCATCCAGTCGGTGCCGGGCCGCGACATGTGGAACGCCATCGACCCCAACCTCGTCCGCGACGAAGCCGGCAAGCCGTGGCTGGCCTTTGGCTCGTTCTGGAACGGTATCAAGCTGGTGAGGCTCCAAGACGACCTGACCAAAGTGGCGCAGCCCGATCAGTGGCGCACCATCGCGAGCCGCCCCCGCGACCCCAAACTGACCGATTCGCTGGCCGGCGATGCCGCCATCGAAGGGCCATTCATCTTCAAGAAAGGTGGTTATTACTACCTGTTTACTTCCTTCGACTACTGCTGCCGCGGCCCGCAGAGCACGTACAAAATGATGGTTGGCCGCGCCAAAAACGTTACCGGCCCCTACCTCGACCGGGCGGGCACGGGCCTGGAACAGGGCGGCGGCACGCTCGTGCTGCAAGGCGACAGCAACTGGTATGGCGTCGGGCACAACTCAGTCTATACTTTCGACGACACCGATTACCTCGTTTTTCATGGTTACGACGCAGCCGAGAAAGGCCGGCCCAAACTTCGGATCGAGAAGCTCAACTGGGACAAAGAAGGCTGGCCCGCAGTAGCAAAATAA
- a CDS encoding family 43 glycosylhydrolase, whose product MLVIAVLYISVNQSFALQGATQCHDPSTIVKSGNIYWVFTTGDGVYGMYSTDLINWTPSPKPVFAANAWPGWINAKVPGFQGTFWAPECKFMNGKYYLYYSCSTFGSKVSAIGLATNATLDPTSPDYRWQDQGEVVSTNNSSDVNAIDPALFTDANGDLWLTYGSFFGGIRAALLDKTTGKPANSTRFPLASGDAEASYVVRNGNYYYLFINRGACCNGVNSTYHVQVGRSTSPSGPYLDKSNVDLNNGGGTTILSSSGKYIGPGCVGLFQENGANYLSHHYYDAEANGAPRLSLGTLAWDNDAWPVISRDWLAAGRYEIANQNSGLVWEALGCSGAAGQAITQGTKTGQNCQQWNFTALGNGDYKLTNALGDLAAGTQDCSPAAGAKLLLGAYSGAFCQRFKIERASDGSFVFSSVDGNRVVEVPFASRDAGTQLGLWDYNGCNCQRWLVNAPGATLASAAANTLKGVSIYPVPAVQGRFEVDLTATGTRGETSVEILNLQGRLVHQQQFGRQTKLSVDAAIAPGLYMVRVRSGNAISTQKVVVQ is encoded by the coding sequence ATGCTGGTGATTGCTGTTTTATATATATCTGTAAATCAATCATTTGCACTACAAGGCGCTACGCAGTGCCACGATCCATCTACGATTGTCAAGAGTGGCAATATCTACTGGGTATTTACGACGGGGGACGGAGTATACGGCATGTATTCCACTGACCTGATCAACTGGACGCCGAGCCCGAAGCCGGTGTTTGCGGCCAATGCTTGGCCCGGCTGGATCAATGCGAAAGTGCCTGGTTTTCAAGGTACTTTCTGGGCACCGGAATGCAAGTTCATGAATGGAAAATACTACCTGTATTACTCCTGCTCGACGTTTGGCTCGAAGGTTTCGGCCATTGGGCTGGCTACCAACGCCACGCTCGACCCCACCAGCCCCGACTACCGTTGGCAGGACCAAGGTGAAGTGGTTTCGACCAACAACAGCAGCGATGTCAATGCCATCGACCCGGCTTTGTTTACCGATGCCAACGGAGATTTGTGGCTCACGTACGGCTCATTTTTCGGTGGTATCCGGGCCGCTCTGCTCGACAAAACCACCGGTAAACCGGCGAATTCTACCCGCTTTCCATTAGCCAGCGGCGATGCAGAGGCTTCGTATGTGGTGCGTAACGGCAACTATTACTACCTGTTCATCAACCGGGGCGCGTGCTGCAACGGCGTCAACAGCACGTACCATGTGCAAGTGGGCCGCTCAACTAGCCCCAGCGGGCCTTACCTCGACAAAAGCAACGTCGACCTCAACAACGGCGGCGGCACTACCATCCTGTCGTCATCAGGAAAATACATTGGGCCGGGCTGCGTGGGCTTGTTTCAGGAAAACGGCGCTAACTACCTGAGCCACCATTACTACGACGCCGAAGCCAACGGCGCGCCGCGCCTGAGCCTTGGTACCCTGGCTTGGGACAACGACGCGTGGCCCGTCATTTCGCGTGATTGGCTGGCGGCAGGCCGCTACGAGATTGCCAATCAAAACAGCGGTCTTGTGTGGGAGGCTCTGGGCTGCTCTGGTGCGGCCGGCCAAGCGATTACGCAAGGCACCAAAACGGGCCAGAACTGCCAGCAGTGGAACTTCACGGCCCTCGGCAACGGCGACTACAAGCTCACCAACGCGCTTGGCGATCTGGCGGCCGGAACGCAGGATTGCTCACCAGCCGCCGGCGCTAAGTTGCTACTTGGGGCGTATTCGGGGGCTTTTTGCCAGCGTTTCAAAATCGAGCGGGCCAGCGACGGCAGCTTTGTTTTCTCCTCCGTCGACGGCAACCGCGTGGTGGAAGTGCCTTTCGCCTCGCGCGACGCGGGTACGCAGCTGGGCCTTTGGGATTACAACGGCTGCAACTGCCAGCGCTGGCTGGTAAATGCCCCCGGTGCAACGCTGGCCTCAGCAGCGGCTAATACCTTAAAAGGCGTTAGTATATATCCGGTGCCGGCCGTGCAGGGGCGCTTTGAAGTCGACTTGACCGCAACAGGCACCCGAGGTGAAACCAGCGTGGAAATCCTGAATCTGCAGGGCCGCTTGGTTCATCAGCAGCAATTCGGGCGCCAGACGAAGCTGTCGGTAGATGCGGCTATCGCCCCCGGGCTTTACATGGTGCGCGTGAGAAGCGGCAACGCCATTTCCACCCAGAAAGTGGTAGTTCAGTAA
- a CDS encoding group III truncated hemoglobin — protein MITTSTPDIRTEADIKTLINSFCQKANGDELLAPLFSAVAQIHWPNHLTGMYDFWSSVLLGTNRHAGEPIPRHLALPASGPHSQRWISLFFKAVEDNFTGLKAEEAKKKAKSIAAQIQQNTLR, from the coding sequence ATGATTACAACCAGTACTCCGGACATTCGCACGGAAGCCGACATCAAGACGCTGATCAATTCTTTCTGCCAGAAAGCCAACGGCGACGAGCTACTCGCGCCGCTTTTCTCAGCCGTCGCCCAGATTCACTGGCCCAATCACCTCACGGGCATGTATGACTTCTGGAGCAGCGTTTTGCTGGGCACCAACCGCCACGCCGGTGAGCCCATCCCCCGCCACTTGGCTTTGCCCGCATCAGGCCCGCACAGCCAGCGCTGGATCTCCCTGTTTTTCAAGGCCGTAGAAGATAATTTCACAGGATTGAAGGCCGAAGAAGCGAAGAAGAAAGCCAAGTCCATTGCGGCACAGATTCAGCAAAACACGCTTCGCTAA
- a CDS encoding MFS transporter gives MQPNQKNRVAVSALFFVAGLCFASWASRIPDIRLKLGLSEGELGQLLLAMPVGSMLALPLAGWLVHTYGSRLVVLLAALLYAAFLPLLGWATGFWTAAVALAFFGAAGNLINISVNTQAIGVQDV, from the coding sequence GTGCAGCCAAACCAGAAGAATCGAGTTGCGGTCAGTGCCCTGTTTTTTGTGGCGGGTCTGTGTTTTGCGAGTTGGGCTTCCCGCATTCCCGACATCCGGCTGAAGTTGGGGTTGAGCGAAGGCGAATTAGGCCAACTGCTCCTGGCCATGCCAGTCGGGTCGATGCTGGCGCTGCCGTTGGCCGGCTGGCTGGTGCATACCTACGGGAGCCGGCTGGTAGTATTGCTCGCCGCGCTGCTTTACGCGGCCTTCCTGCCCCTGCTGGGTTGGGCTACGGGCTTCTGGACTGCGGCCGTGGCGCTGGCATTTTTCGGCGCGGCCGGCAACCTGATCAATATATCCGTTAATACGCAAGCCATTGGGGTTCAAGACGTTTAA
- a CDS encoding MFS transporter: MGSFHGLWSLASFLGGALGALLIGWGQTPLTHFLLVAAVCAFLTLAANRHTLRHESNDSTGSSGLTLRRPDPYLLRIGLIALCGMLCEGCMFDWSGVYFQKVVHAEKAMVASGYVACMSTMALGRFVSDYFTHRFGATRMMQVSSLLITIGLLLAVAFPYLMPSLIGFLLVGFGIASVTPLSYSAAGRATTVSPGVALAVVSTLGYLGFLFGPPLIGLLAEAFSLRVSFTLVAVMGMLVGILSAIGAAQEKAQTIVA, encoded by the coding sequence ATGGGTTCTTTTCACGGCCTGTGGAGTTTAGCAAGCTTTTTGGGCGGCGCTTTGGGGGCGTTATTGATTGGCTGGGGACAGACGCCGCTTACTCACTTCCTGCTTGTGGCGGCGGTCTGCGCCTTCCTGACCCTGGCCGCCAACCGCCATACCCTACGGCATGAGAGCAACGACAGCACCGGCAGCAGCGGCTTGACCTTGCGCAGACCCGATCCCTATCTGCTTCGCATCGGCCTGATTGCTCTCTGCGGCATGCTCTGCGAGGGCTGCATGTTCGACTGGAGCGGCGTGTATTTTCAGAAAGTGGTGCACGCCGAAAAAGCCATGGTTGCCAGCGGCTACGTAGCCTGCATGAGTACCATGGCCCTAGGCCGATTCGTGTCCGATTACTTTACTCACAGGTTCGGGGCCACGCGTATGATGCAGGTTAGCAGCCTATTAATAACCATCGGCCTGTTACTTGCTGTAGCTTTCCCCTACCTCATGCCGTCGCTTATTGGGTTTCTGCTGGTCGGGTTCGGCATTGCGTCGGTCACGCCGCTTTCGTACAGCGCTGCGGGCCGGGCCACTACCGTTTCGCCCGGCGTGGCGCTGGCCGTAGTCTCGACGCTGGGGTACCTAGGTTTTCTGTTTGGGCCGCCGCTCATTGGCTTGCTGGCCGAAGCTTTCAGCCTGCGCGTGTCCTTTACGCTAGTGGCAGTGATGGGGATGCTGGTTGGCATTCTGAGTGCAATTGGCGCCGCTCAAGAAAAGGCACAGACAATTGTAGCTTGA
- a CDS encoding alpha-N-arabinofuranosidase: MNLKKAVAATGFCFAVSFASLAQTVSMSVQAGDPKLQISKDIYGHFAEHLGRCIYDGFWVSESLSVPKKDRIRMDIVEALVKIKVPNLRWPGGCFADTYHWRDGIGPRAQRPQFINTTWGDVVEDNSFGTHEFLELCDLLHCDPYLAGNVGSGTVEEMSNWIEYLNSDSESPMARLRRQNGHPAPYKVSLWGVGNESWGCGGNMTPEFYADQYKRYATFAKTYPGAPKLKKIVSGANGDDLNWTEVCMKKIPVDQMWGISLHYYTLPTGNWSKKGSATSFDEQQYFNTMKNCLKMDDIVTRNAAIMDKYDPQKKVAMVVDEWGVWTDPEPGTNPAFLYQQNTLRDALVAGTTLNIFNNHCDRVRVANLAQAVNVLQALILTDKEKMLLTPTYHVFDLYQVHQDAQYLPVKFQSPDYVLGGQKIAAVNASASKDSKGAVHISLVNLDPNKSIKVETALAGVNWKTVTGQILTSAKITDYNTFDKQPTVKLAPFKGAKKRGNDLAVELPAKSVVVLEIK, encoded by the coding sequence ATGAATCTAAAAAAAGCTGTTGCTGCGACGGGTTTCTGCTTCGCAGTCTCCTTTGCGTCGCTGGCGCAAACGGTAAGCATGAGCGTGCAAGCCGGCGACCCTAAGTTGCAGATTAGCAAAGACATATACGGGCACTTTGCCGAACACCTCGGGCGCTGCATCTACGACGGATTCTGGGTCAGCGAGAGCCTAAGCGTGCCGAAGAAAGACCGCATCCGCATGGATATTGTCGAGGCGCTCGTCAAAATAAAGGTGCCCAACCTGCGGTGGCCGGGCGGCTGCTTCGCCGACACCTACCACTGGCGCGATGGCATCGGGCCGCGCGCCCAACGCCCCCAATTTATCAACACGACGTGGGGCGACGTGGTGGAAGACAACAGCTTCGGCACGCACGAATTTCTGGAACTCTGCGACCTGTTGCACTGCGATCCGTATCTGGCCGGCAACGTGGGCAGTGGCACGGTGGAAGAAATGTCGAACTGGATTGAGTACCTGAACTCCGACAGTGAAAGCCCCATGGCCCGGCTACGCCGCCAAAACGGTCACCCCGCCCCCTATAAAGTAAGTCTGTGGGGCGTGGGCAACGAGAGCTGGGGCTGCGGCGGCAACATGACGCCCGAGTTCTATGCCGACCAATACAAGCGCTACGCTACGTTCGCCAAAACTTACCCCGGCGCGCCCAAACTGAAGAAGATCGTTAGCGGAGCCAATGGCGACGATCTCAACTGGACTGAGGTCTGCATGAAAAAGATTCCGGTGGATCAGATGTGGGGCATCTCGCTGCATTACTACACGCTGCCTACTGGCAACTGGAGCAAGAAAGGCTCCGCGACGAGTTTTGATGAGCAGCAGTACTTCAACACGATGAAGAACTGCCTGAAAATGGACGACATCGTAACCCGAAACGCGGCCATTATGGACAAATACGATCCGCAGAAAAAGGTTGCGATGGTCGTGGACGAATGGGGCGTGTGGACCGACCCGGAGCCGGGCACTAATCCGGCGTTTCTGTATCAACAAAACACGCTGCGCGACGCGCTGGTAGCCGGCACCACGCTCAATATCTTCAACAACCACTGCGACCGCGTGCGGGTCGCCAACCTCGCACAGGCCGTAAACGTGCTGCAAGCACTTATTCTGACGGACAAAGAAAAAATGCTGCTCACGCCCACCTATCACGTTTTCGACCTGTATCAGGTACACCAGGACGCGCAATATTTGCCCGTGAAATTTCAGAGTCCTGACTACGTGCTGGGCGGCCAAAAAATTGCGGCCGTCAATGCGTCGGCTTCCAAGGATAGCAAAGGCGCCGTGCACATTTCGCTCGTCAACCTCGACCCAAACAAGAGCATTAAAGTAGAAACGGCGCTGGCCGGCGTCAACTGGAAAACCGTTACCGGCCAGATCCTGACTTCCGCCAAAATCACCGACTACAACACTTTCGACAAGCAGCCGACCGTGAAATTGGCTCCCTTCAAGGGCGCTAAAAAGCGCGGCAATGACTTGGCCGTAGAGTTGCCAGCCAAATCGGTAGTGGTACTGGAAATCAAATAA
- a CDS encoding SGNH/GDSL hydrolase family protein — protein sequence MLNLFGMINNLPFHTSYRAKNRKKTNHRSASLHVLLLICVLLALPASLLRAQGTETGNARPILIATYGNSLVAGVGASTGQVYSTDNMTGMDFPAQLSRDLGAGYVVKNLGVPSKTTPDLAREAAGTLYPLLASDAYSRKIVVIWELTNDLCLAGASADQAFAHYKALAEDIKAHGAELILLSMLPRTTYIAGYSVQETEQYRNQINARLRTEWTAFADRLADVADLPLILPDGTHLGDAGYTIVKDVVKAHIMSLVNSTVMGNSKRSTTSFLTVYPNPIQDGRLHLDFGGYLQTVQISVFNALGREVYSTRLTGASTHIMEVPNLTTGSYWVRAQSGDKVQTNRFVR from the coding sequence ATGCTTAATCTTTTCGGGATGATAAATAATTTACCTTTTCACACTTCTTATCGAGCCAAAAACCGCAAAAAAACTAACCACCGCTCAGCTTCCCTGCATGTTCTACTCCTGATCTGCGTACTACTGGCGTTACCAGCAAGCCTTCTGCGTGCGCAGGGCACTGAAACTGGTAATGCGCGTCCAATTTTAATCGCAACGTATGGCAACAGTTTGGTTGCAGGAGTTGGAGCTTCTACTGGGCAAGTGTATTCGACGGATAACATGACGGGCATGGATTTCCCGGCCCAACTTTCGCGCGATTTAGGTGCTGGATACGTAGTCAAAAATCTGGGAGTGCCCAGCAAGACCACACCCGATTTAGCCCGTGAAGCTGCCGGGACGTTATATCCGTTGCTGGCTTCTGACGCATACAGCCGCAAAATTGTGGTGATCTGGGAGTTGACCAACGACTTGTGCTTAGCAGGAGCGTCTGCAGATCAGGCTTTTGCTCATTACAAAGCACTAGCAGAAGACATCAAAGCCCACGGCGCAGAACTAATCTTGTTAAGCATGTTGCCGCGCACTACCTACATCGCTGGCTATTCGGTGCAGGAGACGGAGCAGTATCGTAACCAAATCAACGCGCGCCTGCGGACAGAATGGACCGCCTTTGCCGACCGACTAGCTGATGTGGCGGATCTCCCACTAATCCTGCCTGATGGAACGCACCTCGGCGACGCCGGCTACACTATCGTGAAGGATGTTGTGAAGGCTCATATTATGAGTCTGGTAAATTCCACGGTGATGGGCAATTCGAAGCGAAGCACAACCTCTTTTTTGACTGTTTATCCTAACCCTATTCAAGACGGGCGCTTGCATTTAGATTTCGGCGGCTATCTACAAACAGTACAAATCAGCGTTTTTAATGCGCTGGGTCGAGAGGTATATTCCACGCGACTCACAGGCGCTTCCACCCATATCATGGAAGTCCCAAACTTGACCACCGGCTCATACTGGGTGCGTGCTCAATCGGGCGACAAAGTGCAAACCAATCGTTTCGTACGGTAA
- a CDS encoding LacI family DNA-binding transcriptional regulator, whose amino-acid sequence MSKDSSDTPISMSDLAKELGVSVTTISRALSDHFSIGPATKKRVQKLAKKWNYQPNHLASALRKGKSKLLGVMVPHIDGRFFPSVVHGIETAASKAGFSVLICQSNEDVTHERKNIETLMSAQVEGILVSLARTTRDFKHFKKVQKRGIPLVFFDRILESGDVNAVVLNDREGGYQSTKHLIEQGCRRIAHFAGPQQLNIYKNRRQGYLDALQQYNLPIEDELIVYCDMTLEAGMKSMEQLLALPNPPDAVFGAGDFSVMGALQLLKSRGMSVPQDVALVGFSNETFTHLMEPMITSVDQRCEQMGQSAVRLFLELLEEKGGKHQSRHVVLQPDLIVRTSSLRSEVLV is encoded by the coding sequence ATGAGCAAAGACTCATCGGATACGCCGATTTCCATGTCGGATTTGGCCAAGGAACTGGGCGTGTCGGTAACGACCATCTCCAGGGCGCTCAGCGACCACTTCAGCATTGGGCCGGCTACCAAGAAGCGGGTGCAAAAGCTGGCCAAGAAGTGGAATTATCAGCCCAATCACCTCGCCTCAGCCCTGCGCAAAGGCAAGAGCAAACTATTGGGCGTGATGGTGCCGCATATCGATGGGCGCTTCTTTCCGTCGGTGGTGCACGGCATCGAAACGGCGGCTAGCAAAGCAGGATTTAGCGTGCTCATTTGCCAATCAAACGAAGACGTAACGCACGAGCGCAAGAACATCGAAACGCTGATGAGTGCGCAGGTAGAAGGCATTTTGGTGTCGTTGGCGCGCACCACACGCGACTTCAAGCACTTCAAAAAGGTGCAGAAACGCGGCATTCCGCTGGTGTTTTTCGACCGCATTCTGGAGTCGGGCGATGTGAACGCCGTGGTGCTCAACGACCGCGAAGGCGGCTACCAATCGACCAAACACCTAATTGAGCAGGGCTGCCGGCGCATCGCGCACTTTGCCGGTCCGCAGCAGCTGAATATCTACAAAAACCGCCGTCAGGGCTACCTCGACGCCCTGCAACAATACAACTTGCCCATTGAGGACGAGCTGATTGTGTACTGCGACATGACGCTCGAAGCCGGCATGAAAAGCATGGAGCAATTGCTGGCGTTGCCCAACCCGCCCGACGCGGTGTTTGGCGCCGGCGATTTTTCGGTGATGGGAGCACTGCAATTGCTCAAATCGCGGGGCATGAGCGTACCGCAGGACGTGGCGCTCGTCGGTTTTAGCAACGAAACCTTCACGCACCTGATGGAGCCCATGATCACTTCCGTTGACCAGCGCTGCGAGCAGATGGGCCAGTCAGCCGTGCGGCTGTTTCTGGAGCTGCTGGAAGAAAAAGGCGGCAAACACCAGTCGCGCCACGTGGTGCTGCAACCCGATCTGATCGTCCGGACTTCGTCGCTGCGCAGCGAAGTGCTGGTGTAG
- a CDS encoding 3'-5' exonuclease: MRDYLLFVDTETSGLPADWSLPYSADDNWPYIVQLAWVVYTKDGERVKGENHYLRIGDHPINPTSSQIHGITPEFLEQHGQDPQVVLQQLQDDLYEYRPLVVGHFMQLDFHMVGAGFFRSDLINPLPQLPTFCTMKVTAQFVRPSRQRYLSLGQLYERLFHEKLNNQHDAWVDVQATAECFFELWRKGDIDEQIVLHQQPDSGSLYPAPRPPRRWLRWLGL; encoded by the coding sequence GTGAGAGATTATCTGTTGTTCGTGGATACGGAAACGTCGGGGCTGCCCGCCGACTGGAGCCTGCCGTATTCCGCGGACGACAACTGGCCCTACATCGTGCAGTTGGCTTGGGTGGTGTATACCAAAGACGGCGAGCGGGTGAAGGGCGAAAACCACTACCTGCGCATCGGCGACCACCCGATTAACCCTACGTCAAGCCAAATTCACGGCATCACGCCCGAGTTTTTGGAGCAGCACGGCCAAGATCCGCAAGTGGTGCTTCAGCAGCTGCAAGACGATTTGTATGAGTACCGGCCGTTGGTGGTAGGGCATTTCATGCAGCTTGATTTTCACATGGTCGGGGCGGGCTTTTTTCGGAGCGACCTCATCAACCCGTTGCCGCAGTTGCCCACGTTCTGTACCATGAAAGTGACCGCACAATTTGTGCGGCCCAGCCGGCAGCGCTACCTCTCGCTAGGGCAGCTTTACGAGCGGTTGTTTCATGAAAAGCTTAATAATCAGCATGATGCATGGGTCGATGTGCAGGCCACAGCTGAGTGTTTCTTCGAATTGTGGCGTAAAGGCGATATTGACGAGCAGATCGTGCTGCACCAGCAGCCCGACTCGGGCTCGTTGTATCCGGCGCCGCGCCCTCCGCGCCGCTGGCTGCGGTGGCTGGGCCTGTAA
- a CDS encoding NPCBM/NEW2 domain-containing protein: MKYLPNALIGFSLLAAATPAFPQAVKPQTDFHQWAATPPMGWNSWDCYGPTVTEAEVKANADYMAKYLKTSGWEYVVVDIRWYVGNDTAHGYNEKDPDFSIDKYGRFTPAVNRFPSAANGQGFKPLADYMHRKGLKFGIHIMRGVPVVAVNRKLPILGSTATAADIYSKEGQAGWLHDMYTVVAGKPGAQEYYNSLFKLYAAWGVDFVKVDDLSSPYHAPEVEMIRKAIDLSGRKMVLSTSPGETPIAQAKHVQQHANMWRTVGDFWDSWGQLKEHFAVCERWAPYSMTGAWPDADMLPLGRLGIRAERGNDRMSQFTKDEQYTLMTLWSIFRSPLMFGGDLPSNDAFTLSLITNKEVLAVHHNSKNNKQLFRNGDLIGWTADDPKTGDKYLALFNASDQQLADESEAAWASGLLNRQTPGQSKAVDIDIAGAQKLYLNVRDGGDDTAWDHADWLTPTLSNDTQTLPLTSLTWTKATAGWGKVSTNKSVSGADLMVAGKKYEAGIGTHANSIIEYDLPAGYTRFKALAGLDNAGASQNVGGTVNFLVFTKSPFKPMPPDSARIAVPLKQLGFDGSCTIRNLWTGKNIGAFKGEFAPYIRRHGAGFYRISAAKSKTS, from the coding sequence ATGAAATATTTACCCAATGCGTTGATTGGCTTCTCTCTGCTTGCCGCTGCTACGCCAGCCTTCCCGCAAGCCGTCAAACCGCAAACCGATTTCCACCAGTGGGCCGCCACGCCGCCGATGGGGTGGAACAGCTGGGATTGCTACGGCCCGACCGTGACCGAAGCCGAGGTAAAAGCCAATGCCGATTATATGGCTAAATACCTCAAAACCAGCGGCTGGGAATACGTGGTGGTGGACATTCGCTGGTACGTGGGCAACGACACGGCCCACGGCTACAACGAGAAAGACCCCGATTTCTCCATTGATAAGTACGGCCGATTTACGCCAGCGGTAAATCGGTTTCCTTCAGCTGCTAATGGGCAAGGATTCAAGCCCTTAGCCGATTACATGCACCGCAAAGGACTCAAATTCGGCATTCACATCATGCGCGGAGTGCCCGTGGTGGCCGTGAACCGCAAGCTGCCGATTTTGGGAAGCACCGCTACGGCGGCCGATATCTATTCAAAAGAAGGCCAAGCGGGTTGGCTGCACGACATGTACACGGTGGTGGCGGGCAAACCCGGTGCCCAGGAGTACTACAATTCGCTGTTTAAGCTATATGCTGCCTGGGGCGTCGATTTTGTGAAAGTGGATGATTTGTCGTCGCCGTATCACGCACCGGAAGTGGAGATGATCCGCAAGGCCATCGACCTGTCGGGGCGCAAGATGGTACTCAGCACGTCGCCGGGCGAAACGCCCATTGCACAGGCCAAACACGTGCAGCAACACGCCAATATGTGGCGCACCGTAGGCGACTTCTGGGATAGCTGGGGCCAGCTCAAAGAGCATTTTGCCGTGTGCGAACGCTGGGCGCCGTATAGCATGACCGGCGCGTGGCCCGACGCAGACATGCTGCCCTTGGGGCGGCTGGGCATCCGGGCCGAGCGGGGCAACGACCGCATGTCGCAATTCACGAAGGATGAGCAGTATACGCTGATGACGTTGTGGTCGATTTTTCGCTCGCCGCTCATGTTTGGTGGCGATTTGCCCAGCAATGACGCTTTCACACTGTCGCTGATTACCAACAAGGAAGTGCTGGCGGTGCATCATAACAGCAAGAACAACAAGCAGTTATTCAGAAACGGAGACTTGATCGGGTGGACGGCCGACGATCCGAAAACCGGCGACAAGTACTTGGCACTTTTCAACGCTTCCGATCAGCAGCTGGCTGACGAAAGCGAAGCTGCCTGGGCCAGCGGGCTGCTTAATCGGCAAACGCCCGGCCAGAGCAAAGCGGTGGATATCGACATTGCCGGCGCGCAAAAACTTTACCTGAACGTGCGCGACGGTGGCGACGACACCGCCTGGGACCACGCCGACTGGCTTACTCCGACGCTCTCCAACGACACCCAAACCCTGCCGCTGACTTCCCTAACCTGGACAAAGGCCACTGCCGGTTGGGGCAAGGTGAGCACCAATAAAAGTGTTTCGGGCGCCGATCTGATGGTGGCAGGCAAAAAATACGAGGCTGGCATCGGCACGCATGCCAACTCTATAATCGAGTACGACCTGCCCGCTGGGTACACGCGCTTTAAAGCCCTTGCGGGCCTCGACAATGCCGGCGCGTCGCAAAATGTGGGCGGCACCGTTAATTTTCTGGTGTTCACCAAAAGCCCTTTTAAGCCCATGCCACCCGACTCAGCGCGGATAGCTGTGCCGCTCAAGCAGCTGGGCTTCGATGGCTCCTGCACCATCCGCAACCTCTGGACGGGCAAGAACATCGGCGCTTTCAAAGGTGAATTCGCGCCTTACATCCGGCGCCACGGCGCGGGTTTTTACCGCATTTCGGCCGCGAAGAGTAAGACAAGTTAG